The sequence below is a genomic window from Lolium perenne isolate Kyuss_39 chromosome 7, Kyuss_2.0, whole genome shotgun sequence.
AACAACTTGACAAGAAACACACAACATGCAAATTGTCTTTCAGAGCATGGATCGCGTAGTCTGTACAATTGGCACGGTTCTGCATCAGCAAATATCAACTAAAGATGTAACCCCAACCTGAACTATCAATCCTCCTATGtgcagtagtagctcctcttcgtGTCCATGAACAATCCCGTATACTGAACAATGTCCATATGCTTTTCGTGCTATCACTCACTGGGTCTCCGTCTTTCCAGTTTGCTCAGGGCCACTGTCACTTGAGCCGGTCGACCCAGAACTGGCGTCAACACTCTGATGCTCACTGTGTTCATTGTTGGTTGATGTGTTGGTTTCAATTTTGATATCTTCCTGATCACCATTGCTCGATGCTTTTGTAGCTCCATCAACCTGGTTCTCCACAGGCTTTATCTCTTCTACAGAACCATTTGTGCCTTCAGCAGCAGATGCCTCTTGGGGGTTCTCTGTCTGCGTACTTGCGGCCTGGTCAGTGCGAACTTCTGTAGCAGCATTGCCTTCCTCAGGGTTTGCTTCTTTGACGCCTGATGCCTCATTAGCTGTACCAGTTTCTGCACCCTTCTCGTCACCACCAGATGCAGTCTCAGCCTTTTCTTCTACGAAGATGCCATCAGATGGATTAGACTCCACAGAATTACCCTTCTCAGCATCACCAGATGCAGTCCCAGATGATGCTTTCGCCCCTTCATGTTCAGATCCAATCTCTACATGAACAGCCTCGCTGCTGCTATCTCCTGGGTTTTCACTTGCACCATTTTGAGGATTCTCAGTGTGTACCGCCGGTATGTTGCCTGTTTCATCTGGAAGCGTCTCGGTGGAATGCTCGTCACTGGTTCCAGCCTTGGTATCATCAGAAAGGGATCCAGAATCAGCTTGAGACTCCACCTCCTCCTTTTTCTCAGCTTGCTCTCCATCTGATCCATTGCTGCTTGCATTGATCTGATCTGAATCACTTTGCTCCTTTTCTTCATGAGTTGTTCCATTTACCTCTTCACCAGCGGTTCCCTCTTGGCCATCCTTGTTTTGAGGCACATCATCTTCAACTGAATGGACTTCGCTTTTAGTCTCACCATCAGATGAGTTGGATTCAGCATCAAGCTTGACTGCTGCTGAGTGGGAGTCAGTACCATGTGCTTCTGCATTACCATCTGCACGGCTGGCTTGTTCTTCTTCAGCTTCTGATCTCTCTGCGTTCCCCGCATCATCATCGTGGGAGTCGGTATTGTCTTTCTCGAACACAGTTTCTCCACTCTTCTCTTCATCTTTATTGCTTATCACATCAATATCCTCTATGGCCTTATCCACATCACCAACACCATAACCACCCACCCTTTCTTTCCTACCCTGGAACATGCTTCTATCATCATGGGAAAGCTGGTTCTCAGTAGCATTGAGGTACTCAGTTTTCTTATCATAAGAATGCTTCACCTGGTACACAAGCCAAACAGCAACACCTAAAAGTAGAGTGACCTTGAGTAGCGTTTTGATTTTTGATCCTCTGTTCCTCTGGTGGCGGCTATTTGAATGATGAAGCATGTTTACAACTGCTGAAAAAGATAAACAAAAATAAAGGTGAGATTGTGAATTGCTGAGCTTAATTTATTCATAATAAACAGCAAATTAACCATCAAATACATATTGACATTCAGTATATGCATTCTGTAACAATATAAAACCTGTCAGAGGTGCTCTCATGCTCCACCTCTGGAGTAGTACACAAATATTAAAAGTACTTTTGGCGAAAGTGGAATGTTACAGAACAATCAGATCGGACATGCTTGTTGAAACCATCATACCGTTCTACAAACTATCCCATATAAGAGAAACCACTTAGAAGTAACCAATTATAATAGAAACCATGTCTATCTTCTTTGTACAAGCATTCTTTTTCCGCCAGCCGCTGACAAACCTAATAGAAACCACTTACAAGTAACCAATTATAATAGAAACCATGTCTATCTTCTTTGTACAAGCATTCTTTTTCCGCCAGCCGCTGACAAACCTAACAGTAAGACCTTAATATGGCCAATGATAGATATTAGAAACCAGATTACCCTAAAATTTTGAAACTGGCAGTCTGACAAGTGACATGCCATATCTTAACCTTGAGATTTTGCAACTGACAAGCGACTTGCAATATCTCCTACCCTAATAACAGTGAGCGTAATCCACCAACAACATTGATGCATGGCAGCATGTCTTAAGTGCTcacaatagaaaataaaaaaaaaatatgCAGATTAGGACAGTATAACATTGTCACGTTTTGTAAAGAAATTcattgtagctcataatgataacTTCAGACAACAAAACCGAAAGATGGATAAGCTCAAAGGAGGCTACTAGTGAGGCTTTCATACTGCCAATGGAGCATACAAGCACTTCGTAGTAGTTCCTAGGAAATACTCTTCTGTATGTATTTATGGCCATCTCTGATTTTCATTCCAGAAGAGAAATAAAGAGTCTATCCTACATCAACGAACTTGGAAACAAGCCCTAGGCATGATAATAGAACCTAAAAGCTAATGAGTGAATATTTCCGGAAAATCCTAGTAACATCATATTTGGTGACAACTGACAACAGATACTTGGCCAAGGAGTTGAAAACTTAGCAGAGATGTATAGTAGGACGCATTTGCCATATTTGTATCTAGGAGTGTTGAGCCATTTGACAACCTCATATATAGCAGGAAACATATGATGCGCGACTGTTACTATGCACCAAACTCTTAAAACGCGGAAGGCAGCACCATGAAGCCCATTACAGATTTTGGTCCCCTGAGGCCAAATCTGCAGCAGGAGTATATTATCTAGACACATAGGCGGACACTTGGTGGGCCACCGCTAACGTGCCCAATTACAGGCTGACATATTTGTATCTAGGAGTGTTGAGCCATTTGACAACCTCATATATAGCAGAAAACATATGATGTGCGACAGTTACTGTGCACCAAACTCTTAAAACGGGCAAGGCAGCACCATGAAGACCATTATTACAGAATTTGGTCCCCTGAGGCCAAATCTGTGGTCCGCAACAGCACTATAACTCGTGTGCTGTAAGAGGACCAATAAATTGAATGCAGTCCCTCGTTACCCTTTCTTGAGGCAACAACCAATGAACCAATGACAACGCAAAGGAGCACATAACTGGGTACTAAGTATTTCTCTGCTAAGCTATCAAGGACGTAACAAATGGGGATTTCAggaaacaatttctgaatgctaaCCAGAAGTCTGAACTGAAGAGGAACTCGAGAATGAACACATAATGCAATTTGGTACGTTGCTAGAAGTGGTCATAAAAGGCAAATGAGAAGCCTCGTATCATATGCTCCCCCAAGCAAGCATATGGACCAAATAGGCCACTCAAGCAGCAAGGCACACAAGGGTGGGTCAAGAAACCATGGCACGCACACCATTTTCTCTTGTTCACCGGTCTCAGTCGACCATTTCCCTTTCTACGTTCTGCAGAACCGTTTTATGGTGTGTGTAGTTGGTTCCTGGTAGTGTGATGTGATGCAACAAACCAGCACAGTACAGGGTATGTAGTGTATCCAACCATGGCTAGCAGATACTCCCGTTGAAACCACAGCAGAGCCGTGGCTGTTGGGTACGATTTATAGCAGTATGCAGTATGCAGGAATTCGGATGTGGAATCTGAAAGAGCAAAAACGGCAGAAAACAACACCCCACGTACACAGGAACCTGCTACTTGTACGCATCTAGTTCAACAGGAAGCCAGGAAGGGGCATGTTTTTTTTTCACATCCCTTTTTTTGTTCCTCCCTTTTGCGGCTGGATTTGTACGTAGGCTGCAGAGTGCAGCAACGCAAGAGCACGCACCCATCCATCCATGATCCCGTGCCTGCATTGCGCGAACTCGGATACACACACACATGTCGATGGAACCAAATCTACCGTACAGAAAGGTGGTGCTGCGCCGTGAACCAAGTCATGATGCATAGACGCTTGCCGTCCAACTAAGCGCTACCCATGCCGCTGTGCGTGACGAACCGAAGGGAGCAGCGAGCGACGAGATCGGGCGTCGCTGGAAAAACCAACCGCTCGAACCACACTGCTAGTAGCAGCAGAGCACGCATCGAAGCAAAACGCAAAGAGTAGCGGCACCAGAGGCCGCTGTCGTCGCCGGCGGTGCGGCATTGGAGCGTGGAGAGGGAGGAGGGGGACGGGGGCCTGACCTGGGACGGGTGGCGGAGGGAGGAGCCGCCGGGTGCAGCGCGTCCGAGCGCGACGCAGCGGCGAgagcagagagggagagagagagaggtggagagGGATGCGAGTGGGGTGGACGGGTGTTGATGATGGATTGATGGGGTGGGTTTGGATCTGGGGATGAACTAGTGGGGTCACGGCACGGGGCGTGAAGCGTGATCGTGGAGGGAGCCTCCTGCCGgttttcacttttctttttgttttggttTTTAGCATATCTTTTGGCCCGGTTGGCGTGCGTGGTTTGGTGGGCGGTGGCAGTGGTGTGAACGTGCGACCCGGACGGACAGGTTCCTCGTGAGGCCCCGCCCGCCGTCCTTGGCGACATGGGATACTACTGGATGGCTGTTGGGCGCGTGACTGACTGGCTGCGTCGTGGGCCACCGGCGCCGCTGTCTCTGTGAGTTGGCACGTCCATAGTACTATCGGTAAGGTTTCAAGCGGGGCGGGATGCGGCTGCTCGCTACAGAGCTCAGCGGGACAGCTCGTCGTGCGCGGGACAGCGCGGTGTGCCGCAAAAAACCGCTGCACCTAGCGCGGGACTGTACATATACGCAAATCATCCCGCAATATCCCGCTAGCTGCCTGATCGGCGTGATCGCTCGGCATACGAATCAGCGCGGGACTCGGCAGGGGATAGCTAGCTGCCTGATCGCTCTCATCGCTCGGAAGAGCTAGCTAGATAGCTGATTAGGAAGAACTAGTTAGCACTCTGATGTGTGCTTTGAATCATCAAGTTACAGAATTAAACAAAATGCTTAGCAGTACTTTACTACTGAATCATCAAGTTACAATTTAATTGATCAAACAAATGTTCAACTGAGACTCATGAAAAGCATCAGTATTACAGGCTGTAAGTTCACAACTGAATTTATTTGACCAAACAAATGTTCACAGATTGAAGGCACTCCAGAAGGTTGTCATCCATGGTTCTCTTCTTCAAGTTCCTGTCACCAATAACAAGGAACCTTAACTAGGGAGATAAAGAAAATTCCCCCCCTGTTCCAATTCCAGCCATTGAACCTTAACTAGGAAGTTGACGGTAATGAAACACCTGCTGCAGTTACATTGTCAATAACTTACACACAATAAGCTAAACAATGTACTGAGATAATGGATCTCACAGCTATTTAAAAAATTGTACTGCATTGCATATAAGATAACCTTGAGTCTGAACATTGCCATCCTTAGAACATTTGCCGGGTGTCATGGTTGCTCCTTTCTTCCTTCCTTGCAGCGCACCCCCAACCCCACCTTGAGTCTGAACATTGCCATCTTCAGAAACCTCCTCCACCTTGACTCTTATAAGTCGATCTGTTGATCAATGTAGTAATTAGAAAAAATAACCAATTGACATCAAGAAATTATTAGCTCTAGTGGTGCATCAGTCTCCGTAGATATTACAAGTGGTAGGCTTGCATCAAAGCATCACATGTATTACAAGTTGTATATATATTACTGAACATAATCCCTAAATGATAACAAATGAGACTTGGTCCTCTATGCTCTCTATGCTTTCTACCTGTGAAGATAACTCAAGATTTTACCCTTGTTTCCTTGTAATAATAATAACCACAGATATATCATCTAGAATAGGCTGCCATTGCTAAAATTTCTTCAATCCTTCAATTATGCACTTCGTATCATGTAAGCATTTATTAATATCAAACTGAACTACACATCAATTGACTCTCACTGAAGCTCCGAGGAACCGGTTACAAGCCAAATCCATCGAACAGGTCATCAGATCTTGATCAAACATCGAACAGTGGAGGATCTTGTGTCACATATCTTGGAGTTGGAGATGGTCTTGGGCACTGATTTGTACAGAGGACGGCAACAAAACGCCAGTTGCAGTTGGTGACGGAGGACCGTCAGGCGGAGGAGGAAAAGCTTCTCCGTCCACGATTCCAGCAGGGCGGTCTGGATGTGAagatggcggcggcgccgccgtcgACCCCACCATCAGAAAGTGCGAGGTTGGGGCATCGGGAACGAGGGAGGGGAGGGCGGCGGCTGGGGGAGAGGGACGTTCGGCGGCGGCCGAGGAGATGGAGGTGCGGCGGCGTCCGGGGAGAGGGAGGTGCGGCGGCGGGAGGGCGGGGACGGGGGAGCGACTGGGACTCTGACTGGCTTCGACCGAAGGGCATCTCGCGGGCGGTAGCGGGCTGAGCGGGCTTTCAGCGGGCCGAGCGGGTTTTACCGCTCCATCCTGCACATACTTAGCGGGGCGGGATGCGACGCCGCGCGGGCGTTATTTTGCGGGGCGGGCTAGCGGACTGGCGGGATATCCCGCCCCGCTTGAAACCTGAGTACTATGGCTCATATTCCATTGGTCATTCATTAATGTGAGTCCATCCATCCTGAGTgagtgagggcatctccagcggcgcgacgcaaacggacgctgagcaaccgttttcgtccgccgtgaccggaaatgcgtctggggcctgttccagcggggcgacgcaaagtgaccgggccgtccgcggagacgcaaacctggcccaaatatgcgtcaggtttgcgtctccacggacgctcggcggtcgctccgAGCGTCCGCTCGCGTCCCCACGGGCCCTCATGGCAGCGACCTAGGTTCGATCGGCCTCCAATTCACAACCGCCGGCGACCAACCGCCGCAATGGAGCGGCGAACCGCCGCagaagagcaaccgccggcctcttcgttttACGCGCCGTCGTTAATCCGCGCACATTATAACCCCCGCGTCTACGGTAATCCAAGTTCAACCGCCTCCTTCTTCATCCTCTTTTCTTCTTCAACACCGGCACGTCATGAGCGACTACACGATGCCGTCcgactcggagagcgagggcaagtcgcCCGTATTCCTGCATTGGTGGGAATCGCCGGCGACGGCAAGCGATCCGGGCTCCACGCCCAACTACCCTACCTCCACACcgagtgaggacgaggaggagggaggcggcaatggcagcgaaggcaaggaggaggacggaggcggcgttGCCAGCGAcgcggacgacgaggaggagggccaggaggaggaggaggaggactccgacagcAAGGCAGACGAcaaggcggcggcaaggaagaagtccaggacgctggcgcgggcggcgcatcgtcgtccgttcaccgacgacgacgaggaagacgCCATTTCTTCCAGTTTCAAGTCCTCGACGGGCGCGTCGTCCTCCAGTTCCGACGACGAGGTGACGAACAAGAGGCGGAGGAGTttccacgacgacgacgacgcagggccttcgaacaagaaggccaaaaaatagttttagtttatatatttttaaatttcttcttatttgtatgttaaatatgtttgaatctaGTCGATTGACGTATCCGGTTAATTGTTTAGGCTATAATCTATTCGATTGGACCAACATGATATCATGAGTACATCTTTTTCGCGTTTAAAACTTGATCATTCAACTATAAACTGTAAAGAAGTAGCACAAAAAAAACAGTTGCATGTCCAAAATACGTCGGACCGCTGGAGgtagcccccgacgcaaacggacatttcgcccCTTGCGGTCAATTTGGCttccgcggggcgacgcaaacggacgctcgcgaccacttttgagcgtccgaaatgcgtcgcgctgctggagatgccctgagcaGTACTACGCTCGGTTTCTTTGGGTGCATGGAACATGGCACTGCTTTGGCGCGCCTTTGGGATTCGGAACAACTGTACTCGCGGCCCCCGAACCGTCCCCAAAAAGATTGCAGCATCTTCACGCGTCGTCATCAGCTATAAAAGATCGCATCCGCTCGGTATCGCTACTACAGCCGCCGACAATCCTTCCGTCTACCTCATGAAAACATGCCTCGCCACCACCTAGCCACCACCTACGCGATGTTGAGCCTCACCGGCGGCGGCCATgcacctccacctccgcctcgccCGGCCGACATCCTCGAGCTCGACGAGTATGCCAACGATGATGATGACATGCATCGATGAGGACCTGGAGCTGAACGCGCAGTTCATGGATGACGCAAAACAGGAGGTGACGAAGGAGGAGGCATCCCACACGGCGTTCGACACAAAGAAGCAGCACCGGCATGAGGCAGGAGGCAGCGGCTGCAACGAAGAAGGCGGTCGACGATGGACCTAACCCGGAGGAGAAGTTGGCGGGGCAGAGGGCCATCCTTATGTCCTACAAGTCGCTCAAGAAGATCTAGGACGGCCCCAATGCCCGTGAGGAAACCAACGAGGAGAAGTGGCGCCACGTCGTCAACATCTCCATTCAATGGGGGCTGATAGAGGAGATGGTGTTGGAGATGTGCCCCAGAGGTAGATAATAAAGATGTATTTATTATCATATCTCTAATATTTATAATAAGTTCTATGAcatgctataactgtattaaGTGAAATATTACTACACgtgtgtgatgtctacgggtgcttctattcttgtagacagtgttgggcctccaagagtagaggtttgtagaacagcagtgatgtctacgttccccctcctttcctgtagacagtgttgggcctccaagagcagaggtttgtagaacagcagcaagttttcccttaagtggatcacccaaggtttatcgaactcagggaggaagaggtcaaagatatccctctcatgcaaccctgcaaccacaaagcaagaagtctcttgtgtccccaacacacctaataggtgcactagttcggcgaagagatagtgaaatacaggtggtatgaataagtatgagcagtagcaacggcaccagaaaagtgctttgcccaggtcagtaaacaagcagtagtaacgcagcagtagtaacgcagtaaaacagtaaacaagcagcgatagcagtatttaggaacaaggcctagggatcatactttcactagtggacactctcaactttgatcacataacagaatagataaatgcatactctacactctcttgttggatgatgaacacattgcgtaggattacacgaaccctcaatgccggagttaacaagctccacaataatgctcatattttagtaacctttagcgtaagatagatcaaaagactaaaccaagtactaacatagcatgcacactgtcaccttcatgcatatgtaggaggaatagatcacatcaatattatcatagcaataattaactccataatctacaagagatcatgatcatagcataaaccaagtactaacacggtgcacacactgtcacctttacacacgtgcaggaggaatagaactactttaataacattgctagagtagcacatagatagtagtgatacaaactcatatgaatctcaatcatgtaaagcaactcatgagattattgtattgaggtacatggaagagagatgaaccacatagctaccggtacagccccgagcctcgatggagaactactccctcctcatgggagcagcagcggtgatgaagatggcggtggagatggcagcggtgtcgatggagaagccttccgggggcacttccccgctccggcagcgtgccggaacagagattcctgtcccccagatcttggcgtcgcgatggcggcggctctggaaggtttctgtggttttcgccaatcgtatcagggttttcgatccaggggctttatataggcgaagaggcggcgcaggagggtcgaaggggcgacgacaccatagggcggcgcggccaggctgggccgcgccggcctatggtgctggggcccagtgcccccctctggtccttccgggtgttctggatgcttccggtgaaaataggaacttgggcgttgatttcgtccgattccgagaatatttcgttactaggatttctgaaaccaaaaacagcagaaaataggaactggcacttcggcatcttgttaataggttagttccagaaaatgcacgaatatgacataaagtgtgcataaaacatgtagatatcatcaataatgtggcatggaacacaagaaattatcgatacgtcggagacgtatcagcatccccaagcttagttctgctcgtccagcgagtaaaacgataacacagataatttctggagtgacatgccatcataaccttgatcatactatttgtaaagcatatgtagtgaatgcagcgatcaaaacaatgtatatgacatgagtaaacaagtgaatcataaagcaaagacttttcatgaatagcacttcaagacaagcatcaataagtcttgcataagagttaactcataaagcaataattcaaagtaaaggcattgaagcaacacaaaggaagattaagtttcagcggttgctttcaacttgtaacatgtatatctcatggatattgtcaacatagagtaatataataagtgcaataagcaaatatgtaggaatcaatgcacagttcacacaagtgtttgcttcttgaggtggagagaaataggtgaactgactcaacaataaaagtaaaagaatggtcctccatagaggcaaagcatcgattgctat
It includes:
- the LOC127313118 gene encoding uncharacterized protein codes for the protein MLHHSNSRHQRNRGSKIKTLLKVTLLLGVAVWLVYQVKHSYDKKTEYLNATENQLSHDDRSMFQGRKERVGGYGVGDVDKAIEDIDVISNKDEEKSGETVFEKDNTDSHDDDAGNAERSEAEEEQASRADGNAEAHGTDSHSAAVKLDAESNSSDGETKSEVHSVEDDVPQNKDGQEGTAGEEVNGTTHEEKEQSDSDQINASSNGSDGEQAEKKEEVESQADSGSLSDDTKAGTSDEHSTETLPDETGNIPAVHTENPQNGASENPGDSSSEAVHVEIGSEHEGAKASSGTASGDAEKGNSVESNPSDGIFVEEKAETASGGDEKGAETGTANEASGVKEANPEEGNAATEVRTDQAASTQTENPQEASAAEGTNGSVEEIKPVENQVDGATKASSNGDQEDIKIETNTSTNNEHSEHQSVDASSGSTGSSDSGPEQTGKTETQ